The sequence below is a genomic window from Candidatus Gastranaerophilales bacterium.
CCTGTATTATCCGTTCGGGTTTAGTAATATTGGCTCCTTTTACAACAAGATATTTGCCTCCGTTTGAAAATATATCGGCAGGCAAAATCCAAAGAGAGCTTGTGATAAGAAGATACAGCAAATAAAATAATCCGCCTATCAATAAGAATTTGGAAAAAACTTTGGTTTTGTTCAGTATAAATTTTTGTCTGTTGAGTTCTCTTCTTTTTTTATAGTGCAAAAGCCTCTTATCCTTGGCATGCAAAGGGAAAGAATTTTTTAAATTTAAACTGCTGTTTGTCTTCTTCTTTTTAAAAAACATACTACTTATCTTTAATTAATGAACTGTTTAGGATTATTTTTACCAAATTATCATAGCTGATACCCATACACTTTGCCTGTGCGGGCAAATCGCTTAAGTCTGTCATGCCAGGTATAGTGTTGATTTCAAGTACAAAGGGTCCGTTATTTTCGTCTATTAAAAAGTCAACCCTGCTTAGACCCCTTGCGTCGACTGCACGGTGGGACTTTACGGCTATTTCTTTTATTCTTTCCGTTAATTCATCCGATATTTTAGCGGGAAGTTCAAATTCCGTAAGCCCTTCCGTATATTTAGATTCATAGTCATACCATTCTTTTTTTGTTCTTAACGCTAAAATAGGGGTAGCTGTGGTTTCGCCTTCAATATCAAGCACCCCTACCGTGCAGCTTAAACCTTTGATAAATTCTTCGATTAAAACTTTTGAACTGAATTTATAAGCGTATAAAAGCGCCTCATCGAGATTTTCAGGGGCTTCTACTTTTACCATACCGATACTTGAGCCTTCGCATACTGGTTTAAGTATGAGCGGGTATCTGAGTTTCAGCTTGAAATCAAACAGCTCATCTCTTTTAACCACTTGAGATTTAATAAGAGGAATATCTTTGTATAAACTTAGTACTCTTTTTGTTATATCTTTGTTCATAGAGATGGCGCTTGCAGTAACGCCGCAGCCTGTGTAAGGAATGCCTAAAATTTCAAGCAAACCCTGAATACAGCCGTCCTCGCCGTATTTGCCGTGAAGCGCTATAAAAGCTGTTTCTATTCCTTCTTCTTTTAGCTTTAGCGCCGTGTCCTTATCAACGTCAATAAGTACACTGTTGGTATAGCCCAGTCTTATCAGGGCTTCGTAGCAGTTTTTTCCGGAGCGCAGAGATACTTCCCTCTCAGACGACATTCCGCCGTAAAGTACGCCTATCTTTGTTTCTAAAGGTACTAATGTCTTACAAAATTCTTCCATATTCTTTCATCCTCTTGTGTTTTTTTACCGATAAACTTTATTTCCGGTATAAGTTGTATATTGCGCTTTTCCAGTACTTTTGCACTCATTTTTTCCATAAGTTCCAACACCTCGCTGGAGGTTGCATTGTTGAAGTTATACAAAAAGTTTGCGTGCTTTGTTGAAAAACGAACTTTACCGTTATGAATGTATTCTTTTGCCCCGACTTCTTCAAGCAGGCATGCACTGTAGTTGTTTTCGGGGTTTCTGAAGGTTGAACCCAAACTCGGCTGCGTTAAAGGCGGATGGTTTGCTGCCCTGTAATTCACGTGAAAATCCATACGTTCCTGTATTAAATTTGTATCTTTTTTATTCATTAAGAATTTTACACTCAGAATAATATGTTTTTCTGCCGATATGGCGCTGCGCCTGTAGCCAAGATTCAGCTCCCCTTTTGA
It includes:
- a CDS encoding FtsQ-type POTRA domain-containing protein codes for the protein MFFKKKKTNSSLNLKNSFPLHAKDKRLLHYKKRRELNRQKFILNKTKVFSKFLLIGGLFYLLYLLITSSLWILPADIFSNGGKYLVVKGANITKPERIIQELKAMDIPQKPLYLINVKPYEEKIQKLPSIRKAFIRRYWLPARLEVLVEERTPMLTIAPSPKSPRSAAITSDRAIIPKEYLTIDKTKFPTYKI
- a CDS encoding D-alanine--D-alanine ligase — translated: MEEFCKTLVPLETKIGVLYGGMSSEREVSLRSGKNCYEALIRLGYTNSVLIDVDKDTALKLKEEGIETAFIALHGKYGEDGCIQGLLEILGIPYTGCGVTASAISMNKDITKRVLSLYKDIPLIKSQVVKRDELFDFKLKLRYPLILKPVCEGSSIGMVKVEAPENLDEALLYAYKFSSKVLIEEFIKGLSCTVGVLDIEGETTATPILALRTKKEWYDYESKYTEGLTEFELPAKISDELTERIKEIAVKSHRAVDARGLSRVDFLIDENNGPFVLEINTIPGMTDLSDLPAQAKCMGISYDNLVKIILNSSLIKDK